The Cellulomonas sp. S1-8 genome has a window encoding:
- a CDS encoding YibE/F family protein — MAQDEDVAVEPDAWQAHAHGHGGTPLPVASVHRARVLLAWVLVPVALLTGLGAWLLWPDPDAHPPQFATDGPGVSYVRGDVVEVRPDSTATDQAVVRLADGEQVDLNVPPEYVPELAVGDTVRAARMAVAAIAFDPAADPEAMTTQYVFVDFVRGPPMALLAAAFALLVVLVARWRGLAALVGMAVGLSVVAGFTLPALLQGRPAIPVALVTGVAVMFAVLYLAHGVSVRTSTALAGTLVGLVATAGIAAWAGGSAHLTGLSGEYALDLMSVAPEVRLRAVLVCGMVLAGLGVLNDVTITQASAVWELHAANPGRSWRSLYSQGMRIGRDHIASTVYTIVFAYVGAALPLVLLVSLSDRDLLGLLTSGEIAEEVVRTLVGSVGLVLAIPVTTALAATFVRLSAAPSAELAGPRVGRQPAVTTSGS; from the coding sequence GTGGCGCAGGACGAGGACGTGGCCGTCGAGCCGGACGCGTGGCAGGCGCACGCCCACGGGCACGGCGGCACCCCGCTGCCCGTGGCGTCGGTGCACCGCGCCCGGGTGCTGCTGGCGTGGGTGCTCGTGCCCGTCGCCCTGCTCACCGGGCTCGGCGCGTGGCTGCTGTGGCCCGACCCCGACGCCCACCCCCCGCAGTTCGCGACCGACGGACCCGGGGTCTCCTACGTGCGCGGCGACGTCGTCGAGGTGCGTCCCGACTCGACCGCGACGGATCAGGCCGTCGTCCGCCTCGCGGACGGTGAGCAGGTCGACCTGAACGTGCCGCCGGAGTACGTCCCGGAGCTGGCCGTGGGCGACACCGTGCGGGCGGCCCGCATGGCGGTCGCGGCGATCGCGTTCGACCCGGCCGCCGACCCCGAGGCGATGACCACGCAGTACGTCTTCGTCGACTTCGTGCGCGGGCCGCCGATGGCGCTGCTCGCGGCCGCGTTCGCGCTGCTCGTCGTGCTCGTCGCCCGGTGGCGGGGGCTCGCGGCGCTCGTCGGCATGGCGGTGGGGCTGTCCGTCGTCGCCGGGTTCACCCTGCCGGCGCTGCTGCAGGGCCGACCCGCCATCCCCGTCGCGCTGGTCACCGGCGTCGCGGTCATGTTCGCGGTCCTCTACCTGGCGCACGGGGTGTCGGTGCGCACGTCCACCGCGCTCGCCGGGACGCTCGTGGGGCTCGTCGCGACCGCCGGCATCGCCGCCTGGGCGGGCGGCTCGGCGCACCTGACGGGTCTGTCGGGGGAGTACGCGCTCGACCTCATGTCCGTCGCGCCCGAGGTGCGGCTGCGCGCCGTCCTGGTCTGCGGCATGGTCCTGGCCGGGCTCGGCGTGCTCAACGACGTGACCATCACGCAGGCGTCCGCGGTGTGGGAGCTGCACGCCGCGAACCCCGGGCGGTCGTGGCGCTCGCTGTACTCCCAGGGCATGCGGATCGGCCGCGACCACATCGCGTCGACCGTCTACACGATCGTCTTCGCGTACGTCGGCGCGGCCCTGCCGCTCGTGCTGCTGGTCAGCCTGTCCGACCGCGACCTGTTGGGCCTGCTGACCAGCGGGGAGATCGCCGAGGAGGTCGTCCGCACCCTCGTCGGGTCCGTCGGCCTGGTCCTGGCGATCCCCGTGACCACCGCGCTGGCCGCGACGTTCGTGCGGCTCAGCGCTGCCCCGTCCGCGGAGCTCGCCGGCCCCCGCGTCGGGCGTCAGCCGGCGGTGACGACCAGCGGGTCGTAG